Proteins found in one Pectobacterium atrosepticum genomic segment:
- a CDS encoding type III secretion protein has protein sequence MTSTELAAMLERWLNGGASMLKLEIDGGAVAIVRQSSGVACSAAIPLHTVPDEPMLARALQLADAAHAQFQEDTAVLSLSPQDEQFWLWMWPDADDVMQLCRSLETLLNQRDVWLSLLTPRTKAAVSAPLNLSTLAFLQGERHA, from the coding sequence ATGACTTCAACTGAGTTAGCCGCGATGCTGGAGCGCTGGCTAAACGGCGGAGCGTCAATGCTGAAACTGGAGATCGACGGCGGCGCAGTGGCGATAGTACGGCAGTCATCGGGCGTGGCATGCAGTGCGGCGATTCCGCTGCACACGGTGCCGGATGAGCCGATGCTGGCACGCGCATTACAGCTGGCTGATGCCGCTCACGCGCAGTTTCAGGAGGATACCGCCGTACTTTCGCTCTCACCGCAGGATGAACAGTTTTGGCTATGGATGTGGCCCGATGCCGACGACGTCATGCAACTGTGCCGCAGTCTGGAAACCTTACTTAATCAACGGGACGTCTGGCTGAGCCTGCTCACGCCGCGCACAAAAGCGGCTGTTTCCGCCCCACTTAATCTGAGCACGCTGGCTTTTTTGCAAGGAGAACGACATGCGTAA
- a CDS encoding type III secretion protein, whose amino-acid sequence MSEPTEVFDNQHDFLSALETTPTACWSVQPGVRLWFTVVSARQVELILTLAPARHYPGMLRQILQRRFLEADTLPACSLSLDEQHTLRLRRSLSILTDSVAAIDELWRLAGLPPR is encoded by the coding sequence ATGAGTGAGCCAACGGAAGTATTCGACAATCAGCATGATTTTCTCTCAGCGCTGGAAACCACGCCGACGGCATGTTGGTCAGTACAACCGGGCGTGAGGCTGTGGTTTACGGTAGTGTCGGCGCGGCAGGTTGAACTCATCTTAACGCTGGCACCTGCCCGACATTATCCCGGTATGCTGCGGCAAATTTTACAACGCCGCTTTCTGGAGGCTGACACGCTACCTGCATGCAGCCTGAGCCTGGATGAACAGCACACTCTGCGGTTACGCCGCTCATTATCCATATTGACTGACTCCGTCGCAGCGATCGACGAACTGTGGCGTTTAGCCGGTCTACCTCCGCGCTGA
- a CDS encoding DUF2931 family protein: MFRYLIMVVGLSISLVACSSPNLRTPVSWSYGTGSNIDITNNTRTEFYRGGKLIYADREAGGGAGGLLSDRITGQRYYWAGGGGLPTDGVPVPDRASIEMVSLYDRKRYRIKVDLPADLAQQMQQRYQIGKRIDQRSWLYFGLAPGGYYEVLLQGDLLGVSPDLLLARGIAEEVTDNWYDKRFPIGVSQYTVTLQDFDKKYGALFKQHSIPQGMDWAPIMDDYRAKQPKTDQQPVK; encoded by the coding sequence ATGTTCAGGTATTTGATTATGGTCGTGGGCCTCAGCATCTCGCTAGTCGCCTGCTCAAGCCCGAATTTAAGAACTCCGGTTAGCTGGAGTTATGGCACTGGCAGCAACATTGATATCACTAACAATACGCGAACGGAATTTTATCGTGGTGGAAAACTTATTTACGCCGATCGTGAAGCGGGCGGCGGGGCGGGCGGACTGCTGAGTGACAGAATCACAGGCCAGCGTTATTACTGGGCTGGGGGCGGCGGGTTACCTACTGATGGTGTTCCCGTCCCTGACAGGGCTTCGATCGAGATGGTGTCCCTCTACGATCGCAAGCGGTATCGCATCAAAGTCGATTTACCGGCTGATTTAGCCCAGCAAATGCAGCAGCGCTATCAGATTGGCAAGCGTATTGATCAACGTAGCTGGCTCTATTTTGGCCTTGCACCCGGTGGTTATTATGAAGTGCTATTGCAGGGGGATTTACTTGGCGTCAGCCCAGATCTGTTGCTTGCCCGTGGTATTGCCGAGGAAGTGACGGACAATTGGTATGATAAAAGATTTCCAATCGGCGTGAGCCAATACACTGTGACGCTCCAAGACTTTGACAAAAAGTACGGCGCACTATTTAAGCAGCACTCCATCCCACAGGGAATGGACTGGGCGCCGATCATGGATGATTACCGCGCCAAGCAGCCTAAAACGGACCAGCAGCCTGTGAAGTGA
- a CDS encoding type III secretion protein HrpN, whose product MLNSLGGGTSLQITIKAGGNGSLFQSQSSQNGASPSQSGFGGQRSNIAEQLSDIMTTMMFMGSMMGGGMGGGLGGMGGGLGGALGGLGSSLGGLGGGLLGQGLGGGLAGGLGSSLGSGLGGALGGGLGGALGAGMNAMNPSAMMGSLLFSALEDLLGGGMSQQQGGLFGNKQPASPEISAYTQGVNDALSAILGNGLSQAQGQNSPLQLGNNGLQGLSGAGAFNQLGSTLGMSVGQKAGLQELNNISTHNDSPTRYFVDKEDRGMAKEIGQFMDQYPEVFGKPEYQKDNWQTAKQDDKSWAKALSKPDDDGMTKGSMDKFMKVVGMIKSAVAGDTGNTNLNARGNGGASLGIDAAMIGDRIVNMGLQKLAS is encoded by the coding sequence ATGCTTAATTCTCTTGGTGGCGGTACTTCTTTGCAAATTACGATCAAAGCGGGTGGTAACGGCAGTTTATTTCAATCTCAGTCTTCACAAAATGGCGCATCGCCATCGCAATCGGGGTTTGGTGGCCAGCGTAGCAATATTGCAGAACAGTTGTCCGATATCATGACCACCATGATGTTCATGGGGAGCATGATGGGCGGCGGCATGGGCGGTGGCCTCGGTGGTATGGGGGGCGGTTTGGGTGGCGCGCTCGGCGGTCTGGGAAGTAGCCTGGGCGGATTAGGCGGCGGATTGCTGGGACAAGGCCTTGGTGGCGGTCTGGCCGGTGGTCTCGGGAGCAGTCTTGGCAGCGGATTGGGTGGCGCACTCGGTGGTGGTTTAGGTGGGGCGCTGGGTGCCGGTATGAATGCCATGAATCCATCAGCAATGATGGGCAGCCTGCTGTTTAGCGCGCTGGAGGATCTGTTGGGCGGCGGTATGTCACAGCAACAGGGGGGCCTGTTTGGCAATAAACAGCCTGCATCACCGGAAATTTCGGCGTATACCCAAGGCGTTAACGATGCGTTATCAGCGATTTTGGGCAACGGCTTGAGTCAGGCACAAGGCCAGAACTCACCGCTGCAACTGGGTAACAACGGTCTGCAAGGCTTGAGCGGCGCAGGGGCGTTCAATCAATTGGGTAGCACGTTGGGGATGAGCGTTGGGCAAAAAGCCGGTTTGCAGGAGCTGAATAACATCAGCACGCACAATGACAGCCCGACCCGTTACTTCGTGGATAAAGAAGATCGGGGGATGGCGAAAGAAATTGGTCAGTTTATGGATCAATATCCTGAAGTCTTCGGTAAGCCGGAATACCAGAAAGATAACTGGCAGACGGCGAAGCAGGATGACAAATCCTGGGCCAAGGCGCTGAGCAAGCCGGATGACGATGGCATGACCAAAGGCAGCATGGATAAATTTATGAAGGTTGTCGGCATGATCAAGAGCGCGGTAGCGGGTGATACCGGCAATACCAACCTGAATGCTCGTGGCAACGGCGGCGCTTCTCTGGGGATTGATGCGGCCATGATCGGTGACCGCATCGTCAATATGGGGCTGCAAAAGCTCGCGAGCTAA
- a CDS encoding serine kinase, protein MSLNPIQRRLDAHLVDSQQQLDDIALNVAEGGASQADSYAFFEASMDYSNANWAVGQLLSVKHGLAKAIINDFN, encoded by the coding sequence ATGTCCCTTAACCCCATTCAGCGCCGCCTTGACGCGCACCTGGTCGATTCGCAGCAGCAACTGGATGATATTGCTCTGAATGTTGCCGAAGGCGGTGCCAGTCAGGCTGATAGCTACGCTTTTTTTGAAGCCAGTATGGATTATTCCAATGCCAACTGGGCGGTCGGGCAACTGTTGAGCGTTAAGCACGGTTTGGCAAAGGCCATCATCAATGACTTCAACTGA
- a CDS encoding type VI secretion system tip protein VgrG produces the protein MANSTGLQFTVKVGALAAGTFAVVDFRLDEGLNRPFSLSLSLASALPDVDFGAVLDQPCELMIWYEGELKRRVCGIISGFTQGDTGFRRTRYQAEVRPALWRLGLRTNARIFQAQKPEAIISILLEETGITDYAFSLRHDHTVREYCVQYRESDLAFLTRLTAEEGLYFFHEFEEGKHRVVFADDAGALTKGPELFFNLAVQGLSEGDYVRRFHYAERVSTAEVELKDYSFKTPAYGLSHKKMSNELAHQRESYQHYDYPGRYKQEPSGKAFSGYRLDALRSGAVTGAGESNAAMLMPGSSFMLTEHPNPALNSGWQLVAITHSGQQPQALEEESGGEPTTYSNSFDVISANTTWRAELPYKPMVDGPQIATVVGPAGEEIYCDQYGRVKLQFPWDRYGASNDQSSCWVRVSQGWAGGQYGMIAIPRISHEVIVSFLEGDPDQPIITGRTFHATNRPPYDLPAHKTRTVLRTETHQGEGFNELRFEDQAGQEEIYIHGQKDLNALIENDVVWHIKRDAHTDIDNDRVTRVKANDHLTVESEKRDHVKGDYSLNVDASMHQKLGQALLVEAGQEVHVKAGAKVVLEAGAELTLKVGGSFIKIDPSGVSVVGPAIKINSGGSAGSGSGWAGQSPILPGGVAVPPAPPATLPAPAIHKSMESMSPLVKPCPLAKGGKA, from the coding sequence ATGGCAAACAGTACCGGATTGCAATTCACCGTAAAGGTCGGCGCGCTTGCGGCAGGCACGTTTGCGGTGGTGGATTTCAGGCTGGATGAGGGGCTGAACCGGCCTTTCAGCCTGTCGCTGAGTCTGGCGAGCGCGTTGCCGGATGTCGATTTTGGCGCGGTTCTGGACCAGCCGTGCGAACTGATGATTTGGTATGAGGGCGAGTTAAAACGCCGAGTCTGCGGGATTATTAGTGGATTCACGCAGGGTGACACCGGATTTCGCCGCACGCGCTATCAGGCAGAAGTCAGGCCTGCCCTGTGGCGACTAGGGCTTCGCACCAATGCCCGTATCTTTCAGGCACAGAAACCGGAAGCGATTATCAGCATATTGCTGGAAGAAACGGGTATCACCGATTATGCCTTTTCGCTGCGCCATGACCATACGGTGCGGGAATACTGCGTGCAGTACCGAGAAAGTGATTTGGCGTTTCTTACCCGGTTGACCGCAGAGGAAGGCCTGTACTTCTTCCATGAGTTTGAGGAAGGCAAACACCGTGTGGTGTTTGCTGATGATGCCGGGGCGCTGACCAAAGGCCCCGAGCTGTTCTTCAATCTGGCGGTTCAGGGGCTGAGCGAAGGCGACTATGTCCGGCGGTTCCACTACGCGGAGCGGGTGAGTACGGCAGAAGTGGAATTGAAGGACTACAGCTTCAAAACCCCGGCTTACGGGCTGTCACACAAGAAGATGAGCAACGAGCTGGCGCACCAGCGCGAAAGCTATCAGCACTACGATTATCCGGGGCGCTATAAACAAGAACCGAGCGGCAAGGCGTTCAGCGGTTACCGGCTGGATGCGCTACGTTCAGGGGCGGTGACCGGCGCGGGTGAATCGAATGCGGCGATGTTAATGCCGGGCAGCAGTTTCATGTTGACCGAGCACCCCAATCCGGCGCTGAATAGCGGCTGGCAACTGGTGGCTATCACGCACAGTGGGCAGCAACCGCAGGCGCTGGAGGAGGAAAGTGGCGGCGAACCGACCACCTACAGTAACAGCTTCGACGTCATTAGCGCCAACACGACTTGGCGTGCGGAGTTGCCATACAAACCGATGGTCGATGGCCCGCAAATCGCCACCGTCGTCGGCCCGGCGGGAGAAGAGATTTACTGCGACCAGTACGGTCGGGTAAAACTGCAATTCCCGTGGGATCGCTATGGCGCGAGCAACGACCAGAGCTCCTGTTGGGTGCGTGTCAGTCAGGGCTGGGCTGGCGGTCAGTACGGCATGATTGCTATCCCGCGCATCAGCCATGAAGTGATTGTTAGCTTCCTAGAAGGTGATCCCGACCAGCCGATTATCACCGGGCGTACGTTCCACGCGACCAACCGTCCTCCTTACGACTTGCCTGCGCACAAGACGCGCACCGTGCTGCGTACGGAAACCCATCAGGGCGAAGGATTTAATGAGCTGCGCTTTGAAGATCAGGCAGGGCAGGAAGAGATTTATATTCATGGTCAGAAAGATCTCAACGCGCTGATTGAGAACGATGTTGTCTGGCATATCAAACGCGATGCACATACGGATATTGATAATGACCGTGTAACTCGCGTTAAAGCCAACGATCACCTGACGGTCGAGAGCGAGAAACGTGATCATGTTAAAGGGGATTACTCACTGAACGTCGATGCCTCTATGCACCAGAAACTGGGACAGGCTTTGCTGGTCGAGGCAGGGCAAGAAGTGCATGTGAAAGCGGGGGCTAAGGTGGTTCTTGAAGCGGGGGCGGAGCTGACGCTGAAAGTCGGGGGAAGCTTCATCAAGATCGATCCCAGCGGCGTGAGCGTGGTGGGCCCGGCTATCAAAATTAACTCTGGGGGCAGTGCTGGGAGCGGTTCTGGTTGGGCAGGACAGAGCCCCATTCTGCCGGGTGGTGTTGCCGTCCCACCTGCACCACCCGCGACATTGCCTGCCCCTGCCATTCATAAAAGCATGGAATCGATGTCACCGCTTGTCAAACCTTGTCCCCTCGCTAAGGGAGGCAAAGCATGA
- a CDS encoding type III secretion protein HrpT, with amino-acid sequence MNHKTWLVVFIAFLLSACNSPRQVTNCASVTCRPQPETRQLIIWWQPDLRNGPADYSRVSVDE; translated from the coding sequence ATGAACCATAAAACGTGGTTAGTGGTGTTCATCGCATTCTTATTGAGTGCCTGCAATTCACCGCGGCAGGTGACTAACTGTGCTTCAGTCACCTGTCGCCCGCAGCCAGAAACGCGACAGCTCATCATCTGGTGGCAGCCTGACCTGCGCAATGGCCCGGCGGATTACAGCAGGGTAAGCGTGGATGAGTGA
- a CDS encoding DUF4123 domain-containing protein: protein MSLNAWQAQHSGALFAIVDGAVDRSAVARFYELSQGEAFPLFAGTEFNEQAALGPWLLSNPSPAFVTDSPALSGFYLVSEQSLDVVRNHWQSLILAIREGEAVWFRFSEPRIFLPMFCAMSPEERDAVLGPCNGLWINENGFTRNPDIPFHLRLKSPWFHIRSHHMAALYDEKRHAYILRRRLWQTMTSMMERHPDPAGTILSVLRQANAERLQDDVLDGVVAGALTLQAGLPLESIRAPLMLTEAEFAQVNHWMVQHNALIGAN from the coding sequence ATGAGCCTGAATGCGTGGCAAGCCCAGCATAGCGGCGCGCTCTTTGCGATCGTCGACGGCGCGGTAGATCGCTCGGCAGTAGCCCGTTTCTATGAACTCAGCCAAGGTGAAGCTTTCCCCCTCTTTGCGGGGACCGAGTTTAACGAGCAAGCCGCACTTGGCCCTTGGCTGCTGTCTAACCCTTCGCCCGCGTTCGTGACGGATTCTCCCGCGTTGAGTGGATTCTATCTGGTCAGTGAACAGTCTCTTGACGTCGTTCGCAACCATTGGCAAAGCCTGATATTAGCTATCCGTGAAGGAGAGGCTGTCTGGTTTCGTTTCTCTGAACCTCGTATCTTTCTTCCGATGTTCTGCGCCATGAGCCCAGAAGAGCGGGATGCCGTGCTTGGCCCCTGCAATGGACTCTGGATCAACGAAAATGGATTTACGCGTAATCCTGATATTCCCTTCCATCTCCGGTTAAAGAGTCCCTGGTTTCACATCCGCTCACACCATATGGCGGCGTTGTATGACGAAAAGCGTCACGCCTACATTCTTCGTCGGCGTCTGTGGCAGACCATGACGAGCATGATGGAACGTCATCCCGATCCGGCAGGGACTATTTTGTCCGTTCTCAGGCAAGCCAATGCGGAGAGGCTTCAAGACGATGTGCTCGATGGCGTGGTGGCTGGAGCCTTGACCTTGCAGGCCGGACTTCCTTTGGAGAGTATTCGAGCGCCGCTGATGCTGACCGAGGCTGAATTCGCGCAGGTCAACCACTGGATGGTGCAGCATAACGCGTTGATAGGAGCTAACTAA
- a CDS encoding DUF2931 family protein, protein MFKQFIVLLGLCVSLAACATTSTKSAFSWRYGTGSNIDITNNTRTEFYRGGKLIYADREAGGGAGGLLSDRITGQRYYWAGGGGLPTEGVVVPDKASIEMVSFYDRKRYRIKVDLPADLAQQIQQRYQIGKRIDQRSWLYFGLAPGGYYEVLLQGDLLGVSPDLLLARGIAEEVTDDWYDKKVSVAEQYGIDDFDKKYGALFKQHSIPLGMDWAPIMDAYRANQPKTDQQPVK, encoded by the coding sequence ATGTTTAAACAATTTATTGTGTTGCTGGGGCTTTGCGTTTCATTGGCTGCCTGTGCGACGACATCCACAAAATCGGCTTTTTCATGGCGATATGGCACTGGCAGCAACATTGATATCACTAACAATACGCGAACGGAATTTTATCGTGGTGGAAAACTCATTTACGCTGATCGTGAAGCGGGTGGCGGGGCGGGCGGACTGCTGAGTGACAGAATCACAGGCCAGCGTTATTACTGGGCGGGCGGCGGGGGGTTACCTACTGAGGGCGTTGTTGTTCCTGATAAGGCTTCGATCGAGATGGTGTCTTTCTACGATCGCAAGCGGTATCGCATCAAAGTCGATTTACCGGCTGATTTAGCCCAGCAAATACAGCAGCGCTATCAGATTGGCAAGCGCATTGACCAACGTAGCTGGCTCTATTTTGGCCTTGCACCCGGTGGTTATTATGAAGTGCTATTGCAGGGGGATTTACTTGGTGTCAGTCCAGATTTGTTGCTTGCCCGTGGTATTGCCGAAGAGGTTACCGATGATTGGTATGATAAAAAAGTATCTGTGGCTGAACAATATGGCATTGATGATTTCGACAAAAAGTACGGCGCACTATTTAAGCAGCACTCCATCCCACTGGGAATGGACTGGGCGCCGATCATGGATGCCTACCGCGCCAACCAGCCTAAAACGGACCAGCAGCCGGTGAAGTGA
- a CDS encoding DUF2235 domain-containing protein: MAADPHCIPCERYDTWIEIEVRDEHNRSFKGLKATLTDDTGKSETVTLKEGPVVVRGFAVGPIAVKLETQPWLKAAQSREILKDGQSAVPAYVAKKVGYDETLREHIKATTGDLCLTAPEQPLPEAHQEGKAGSVRFFTKHSYVIEVKGYQINVLRIGVFFDGTGNNTYNAESGLKKVEQWLAETCSDPAQREKELRGCQMGQLPVGDSAANDITNVGKLFNQYDLTAGPLVVHSYISGIGTRDPVAGKDGLEYRSDNMLTKGLDLDFGGENTSIVGKVNQACSQGITDAVKRDLREVLPNIECIHRIVFDVFGFSRGAAAARHFVNVIDQKTDHPLVQAIANTPTIRLKAGFDWANRDDVRITFVGIFDTVASSYHPSLNIHLQDDCAERVVHLTALDEVRKHFPLTRVTPTAIGSSIPPHFTELALPGAHSDLGGGYYSRWSLPNPNSDPALTECLELERFMSEEATSTPDDESQAYRQAYAYAEEKIAQGWVGRLHPRLLRAAIPPVGAISLIPYSFIRRRGKDDLWPKKAVYVEVVMSRVVEGEYSRIPLHMMVEAGRAASVPFKAWRSKDKQLQLEPLSAKLPAVNLTKLDEVWALAATEQGVVKNLSQQLSAEVYQSLRRDYVHRSASNQGIASPANTSKFETTVSKERRHIIGNEEA; this comes from the coding sequence ATGGCAGCCGATCCCCACTGTATTCCCTGCGAACGTTACGATACCTGGATAGAGATTGAGGTTCGTGATGAACACAATCGTTCGTTCAAGGGCCTAAAAGCGACACTGACCGACGATACCGGCAAATCCGAAACGGTCACCCTCAAAGAAGGGCCTGTAGTCGTACGTGGTTTTGCCGTAGGCCCGATAGCCGTCAAACTAGAGACGCAGCCCTGGCTCAAGGCAGCGCAATCGCGTGAAATATTGAAGGACGGGCAAAGTGCCGTCCCTGCTTATGTGGCAAAAAAGGTTGGGTATGATGAAACGCTACGTGAACATATTAAGGCGACCACCGGAGACCTGTGCCTGACCGCACCGGAGCAACCCTTGCCAGAGGCGCATCAGGAAGGGAAAGCGGGTAGCGTCCGTTTCTTTACCAAGCATTCTTACGTTATCGAAGTAAAAGGTTATCAGATCAACGTGCTGCGCATCGGTGTGTTCTTCGATGGTACGGGGAATAACACGTATAATGCCGAGTCTGGTCTTAAAAAAGTGGAGCAATGGCTGGCTGAAACCTGCTCCGATCCGGCGCAGCGGGAGAAAGAGCTGCGTGGCTGCCAGATGGGGCAACTCCCGGTTGGGGATAGTGCGGCTAACGATATTACTAATGTAGGTAAACTATTCAACCAATACGATCTGACTGCTGGCCCGTTGGTCGTCCATAGCTATATCAGCGGCATTGGCACTCGCGATCCGGTTGCAGGAAAAGATGGTCTGGAATACCGATCGGACAATATGCTGACAAAAGGGTTGGATCTGGATTTTGGCGGTGAAAATACCTCTATCGTTGGCAAGGTTAATCAGGCTTGTAGTCAAGGGATTACGGATGCGGTCAAACGTGATTTAAGGGAGGTATTACCGAATATTGAATGCATTCATCGCATCGTGTTCGATGTATTTGGCTTTAGTCGTGGGGCGGCGGCGGCACGCCATTTTGTCAATGTCATCGACCAGAAAACCGATCACCCGTTGGTACAGGCGATCGCCAATACGCCCACTATCCGTCTTAAGGCTGGGTTTGACTGGGCCAATAGGGACGATGTGCGTATCACGTTTGTCGGGATTTTTGACACGGTCGCTTCATCGTACCATCCCAGTCTGAACATCCACTTGCAGGATGATTGTGCCGAACGGGTGGTGCATCTGACAGCGCTGGATGAGGTGCGAAAACACTTCCCCTTAACGCGTGTCACTCCTACGGCGATAGGCTCTAGCATTCCGCCACACTTCACCGAGCTGGCGCTGCCGGGCGCGCATTCGGATCTTGGCGGCGGCTATTACAGCCGCTGGAGCCTGCCTAATCCGAACAGCGATCCGGCGCTGACCGAGTGCCTCGAACTGGAGCGCTTTATGAGTGAAGAAGCGACCTCCACGCCGGATGATGAAAGTCAGGCCTATCGTCAGGCCTACGCCTATGCCGAGGAAAAAATTGCGCAGGGCTGGGTCGGACGTCTTCACCCGCGTTTGCTGCGTGCCGCTATTCCTCCTGTAGGGGCGATCAGTTTGATCCCCTACTCGTTTATCCGACGGCGTGGCAAGGATGATTTGTGGCCGAAAAAGGCCGTGTATGTGGAGGTGGTGATGAGCCGCGTGGTGGAGGGGGAGTATTCGCGCATTCCACTACACATGATGGTGGAAGCGGGACGAGCCGCCAGCGTGCCGTTTAAGGCGTGGCGATCAAAAGATAAACAGCTTCAGCTTGAACCACTTTCAGCCAAACTGCCAGCGGTCAATCTGACTAAACTAGATGAGGTGTGGGCATTAGCGGCCACCGAGCAGGGTGTAGTGAAAAATCTGAGCCAGCAACTCTCTGCGGAGGTTTATCAGTCACTGCGCCGCGATTATGTCCATCGTAGCGCCAGCAATCAGGGTATCGCCAGTCCAGCCAATACCAGCAAATTTGAAACTACCGTGAGTAAAGAGCGGCGGCACATAATAGGGAATGAGGAAGCATGA
- a CDS encoding EscC/YscC/HrcC family type III secretion system outer membrane ring protein has product MRKGLIRNGSYSILLVIYRWFCWAIVLIGIIPVNGVISLAYAATPADWNKGAYAYSAEQTPLSAILADFANSHGVDLVLGNIADNEVTAKIRADNPTLFLDRLALEHRFQWFVYNNALYVSPQDEQASVRLEISPDAAPDIKQALSGIGLIDSRFGWGELPEEGVVLVTGPKAYIDLIRNFSQQREKQDERRKVMIFPLRYASVSDRTLQYRDQKITIPGVATILNELMDGQRAAPAGASGPMPVQPDTGMEAMRDSTRSLMTRLATRTSPGRSGEASSRVTLSGKISADVRNNALLIRDDEKRRAEYQQLVEHIDVPQNLVNIDAIILDVDRTALSRLEANWQAQLGNVSAGSTMMMGRSTLFVSDFKRFFADIQALEGEGTASIVANPSVLTLENQPAIVDFSRTAFITATGERVADIQPVTAGTSLQVTPRVIGEGAQRSIQLVIDIEDGQVETGREGEASGVKRGTVSTQALIGENRALVLGGFHVEESGDRDRRIPILGDIPLLGKLFTSTRHEVSRRERLFILTPHLVGDQTDPTRYVSSVNRQQLNGAMNRVAQRNGKTDLYSLIEGAFRDLASRQLPAGFQADSKGARLGEVCRSQSGLIYDSSRYQWYGNGQVRLSVGVVRNGGTQPQRFDEAACASSRTLAVAVWPKTTLAPGESSEVFLALQPALTAQPTRRNVLISN; this is encoded by the coding sequence ATGCGTAAGGGATTGATACGTAATGGATCGTATAGCATTTTGCTGGTGATCTATCGCTGGTTTTGCTGGGCAATAGTGCTGATCGGGATTATCCCCGTGAATGGGGTTATTTCGTTGGCGTACGCCGCCACACCCGCCGACTGGAATAAAGGGGCGTATGCGTATTCTGCCGAGCAAACGCCACTGTCTGCGATTCTGGCGGATTTCGCCAACAGCCACGGCGTGGATTTGGTGTTGGGCAATATTGCGGACAATGAGGTGACGGCGAAGATTCGGGCGGATAATCCCACGCTGTTTCTCGACAGGCTGGCGCTGGAGCATCGCTTCCAGTGGTTTGTGTATAACAATGCGCTGTATGTCAGCCCACAGGATGAACAGGCGTCGGTGCGTCTGGAGATCTCACCGGATGCTGCGCCTGACATCAAACAGGCACTCAGTGGCATCGGGCTGATCGACTCGCGCTTCGGCTGGGGGGAGTTACCTGAAGAGGGCGTAGTGCTGGTTACCGGGCCGAAGGCGTATATCGATTTGATCCGTAATTTTAGCCAACAGCGGGAAAAGCAGGACGAACGGCGTAAGGTGATGATTTTCCCGCTGCGCTATGCCTCTGTATCCGACCGAACGCTGCAATACCGCGATCAAAAAATCACGATTCCGGGCGTCGCGACCATTCTCAATGAACTGATGGATGGTCAGCGAGCCGCACCGGCGGGCGCATCTGGTCCGATGCCCGTACAGCCGGATACGGGGATGGAAGCTATGCGGGACAGTACGCGTTCGCTGATGACTCGGCTCGCAACCCGCACTAGCCCAGGACGCAGCGGTGAGGCGTCAAGCCGCGTGACGCTAAGCGGCAAGATCTCCGCTGATGTACGCAATAATGCGCTGTTGATTCGGGATGATGAAAAACGCCGGGCGGAGTACCAACAGCTCGTCGAGCATATCGATGTACCGCAAAATCTGGTCAACATTGATGCCATTATTTTGGATGTGGATCGTACCGCGCTGTCGCGGCTGGAAGCGAACTGGCAGGCGCAGCTCGGCAATGTGAGCGCGGGCAGCACCATGATGATGGGACGAAGCACGTTGTTTGTCAGTGATTTCAAGCGTTTCTTCGCTGATATTCAGGCGTTGGAGGGAGAAGGGACGGCCTCCATCGTCGCCAATCCTTCCGTGCTGACGCTGGAGAACCAGCCTGCGATTGTCGATTTCAGCCGGACGGCGTTCATCACGGCGACGGGTGAGCGTGTCGCGGACATTCAACCAGTGACGGCGGGCACCAGCCTGCAAGTGACGCCGCGGGTGATTGGTGAAGGGGCACAGCGCAGCATCCAACTGGTTATCGATATCGAAGATGGTCAGGTCGAGACAGGGCGCGAGGGGGAAGCCTCTGGCGTGAAGCGCGGTACTGTCAGCACGCAGGCGTTGATTGGTGAGAACCGAGCGCTGGTGTTGGGCGGTTTTCACGTCGAGGAGAGCGGTGACCGCGATCGTCGTATTCCGATCCTTGGGGATATCCCGCTGCTGGGGAAACTGTTTACCTCGACGCGTCATGAAGTCTCTCGCCGCGAGCGCCTTTTCATTCTTACACCCCACCTTGTTGGCGATCAAACCGATCCTACGCGCTATGTGTCCTCCGTCAATCGCCAGCAGTTGAACGGTGCCATGAACCGCGTGGCGCAGCGCAACGGTAAAACGGATCTCTATAGCCTGATTGAAGGCGCGTTCCGCGATCTTGCCAGCCGCCAGCTTCCTGCCGGGTTTCAGGCCGACAGCAAAGGCGCGCGATTGGGAGAGGTGTGCCGCTCACAGTCGGGCCTGATCTATGACAGCTCGCGCTATCAATGGTATGGCAACGGTCAGGTACGCCTGAGCGTAGGCGTGGTGCGTAATGGAGGCACCCAGCCACAGCGTTTTGATGAAGCGGCTTGTGCCAGTAGCCGCACGCTAGCGGTGGCCGTGTGGCCGAAAACGACGCTGGCACCGGGGGAATCCAGCGAGGTGTTCCTTGCTTTGCAGCCCGCGCTAACGGCTCAACCAACCCGACGCAATGTGCTGATATCAAATTAA